A section of the Oscarella lobularis chromosome 15, ooOscLobu1.1, whole genome shotgun sequence genome encodes:
- the LOC136196165 gene encoding uncharacterized protein codes for MSSACPASREGHVAAVINDEMLVWGGGAVRESTGKNYLCSPDLMECFNLLTSQWNERRATSNSPSDLPHPCLFARIGVVQNRDIYQFGGRYFSSDGRAVYSNDVHKLDGLTLEWERIHSNDQSTPSGRESHGMCVLGKRGDEHLVMMGGAGTTIVSPIPDGSQFIPSSKYPDEGWNNEVWLFCIRKRNWIPAQCTGKKPHPRDSHSFTSVDMNRAILIGGGPGQVLNDAFLFMFSSLEWIEMKLDDHLIPRFSHSTVVVDIPTLGGPVAFLLWGYGKDGFPLSLAQMILIDFQKCKKISISNEPIPTGQQSVCSIVRRGLLFILRYGGSPYKLGEGTPEALLDILKYDLKDVSDTLIRHNPNEPIEQETSKYDKNALFRSNSPTMNCEGLSPKERDLLHPSPQRVEDVIAVVTPQSVLIFTRWKRFATPVSLDKGAEISIPNTGSILRIHPRTALSPTPKTSMSLTLFTFDAKQSQGLLDDEFVSDLIQLSLPSGLSDDDVHIEMCHEHGLNLDPMTPKTSASKVVFFYQPHDYLATTKHQIQFDEKIVIDRAGERKIAALLQSSVVKVIVSPSAPPAAASAAASSNEDVSCSFFTHFYGLGQQAFSFHAISFEKIKIPDGWQFDLCIISTRPEHRDRYLDYRNDGRGQPLLFDRRVKNLLVSPTQSNVVDADDIEGWINQSRRKKYLINMQQLLAVRDSPIDACVDTFYFAYNHRELLQRSPTMNAYVTIESGDRRQCLRIQCSASSNICDHVEGSMKLPDFEMVTTDRYGRLKPSRDMALMFNPSHLEMEDLTFIMRSQWIDVARVIFPPLANSEVERVKLHDREDQPGRFLDAWIEEHGLDATRESIVSALIKVGLSSGAKEVFPELYEKMTKEVVLDRLLEVKRSELEYDDDEESNKDYLGGGACGEVFKAILRKDGKPGKGVAVKVFKDFSKRRKTEKEYELFKREVAIILQIDPHPYILRLIGLCAVPTFYALVTEFVSGGDLSSVLQSDKYEAEVEKWETRVKFARQIARGMLHLHSHQPPIIHHDLKAQNVLVECTQLNDGVQFICKVSDFGLSKMSGVSSVTTVRRDGSSPRGTVTHIAPERYSQHPYGEDNDGGRMIDLAKKSDVYSYGVVLWEIQEKERPYKGMSNELIRLHVKDGGELPKGRATNVPQFFDDLLKKSVQVKPQERPTFREAFLMIMEAEKSLLSKPSAPNFW; via the exons aTGTCATCCGCGTGTCCGGCATCACGAGAGGgacacgtcgccgccgtgatCAATGATGAAATGCTTGTGTGGGGAGGAGGAGCGgtgagagaatcgacgggaAAGAATTACTTGTGTTCTCCCGATTTGATGGAGTGCTTCAATCTGTTGACAAGTCAATGgaatgaacgacgagcaacaTCCAACAGCCCATCCGACCTTCCTCATCCATGTCTCTTCGCACGAATCGGTGTCGTCCAAAATCGggacatttatcaatttggtggTCGCTACTTCTCGTCTGATGGCCGTGCTGTCTATTCGAACGATGTTCACAAATTGGATGGATTGACGTTGGAATGGGAACGAATCCATTCCAATGACCAATCAACGCCCAGCGGGAGAGAGAGCCATGGAATGTGCGTGTTAGGGAAGAGAGGAGACGAACATCTCGTCATGATGGGCGGAGCAGGAACAACGATTGTTTCACCAATACCAGACGGATCTCAATTCattccttcttcaaaatatCCTGACGAGGGGTGGAACAATGAAGTTTGGTTGTTTTGCATCCGAAAGA ggaattggattccagctcaatgcacaggaaaaaaaccacATCCTCGAGACTCACATTCCTTCACTTCAGTTGATATGAATCGAGCCATTCTCATTGGCGGTGGTCCTGGGCAAGTGTTGAATGATGCTTTTCTGTTCATGTTCAGTTCACTG GAGtggattgaaatgaaattggatGATCATCTCATTCCTCGATTCTCCCATTCGACGGTTGTTGTTGATATTCCCACATTAGGGGGGCCAGTTGCTTTTCTCTTGTGGGGATATGGGAAAGACGGGTTTCCTCTGTCTCTGGCCCAAATGATTCTAATTGACTTTcaaaagtgcaaaaag ATCTCAATATCAAATGAGCCAATTCCAACAGGGCAACAATCAGTCTGCTCTATTGTTAGAAGAGGTCTTCTCTTTATTCTGCGATATGGAGGATCACCCTATAAATTGGGCGAGGGCACACCAGAGGCGCTACTAGATATTTTGAAATACG ATTTGAAGGATGTTAGTGACACACTTATTCGACACAATCCGAATGAACCAATCGAACAAGAAACTTCAAAATACGATAAGAATGCGCTGTTTCGTTCCAACTCTCCAACAATG AATTGCGAAGGACTGTCTCCAAAAGAACGCGACTTGTTGCATCCGTCTCCCCAACGAGTAGAAGACGTCATTGCCGTCGTAACGCCTCAAAGCGTTCTCATCTTCACTCGATGGAAGAGATTCGCCACTCCAGTCTCATTGGACAAAGGAGCGGAGATCTCCATTCCCAATACGGGATCAATCCTTCGAATTCACCCTCGCACCGCACTTTCGCCGACTCCAAAGACGTCAATGAGCTTGACCCTGTTCACATTCGACGCCAAACAATCGCAGGGtctccttgacgacgaattcgtgaGCGATCTGATTCAATTGTCTCTTCCTTCCGGCTTAtccgacgatgacgtacaCATTGAAATGTGTCATGAGCACGGTCTCAATCTCGATCCAATGACGCCCAAAACGAGCGCTTCcaaagtcgtcttcttctatcAACCTCACGATTATTTGGCGACGACCAAACACCAaattcaattcgacgagaaaatcgtgATTGATAGAGCGGGagagcgaaaaatcgccgctcttcttcaatcgtCTGTCGTCAAAGTCATCGTCTCTCCGTCCGCTccgcccgccgccgcttccgccgccgcctcttcgAATGAGGATGTCAGTTGCAGTTTCTTCACTCATTTCTACGGGTTGGGTCAACAGGCATTCTCATTCCACGCCATCTCtttcgaaaaaatcaaaattcccGACGGTTGGCAATTTGATCTCTGCATCATCTCAACGCGACCCGAACATCGGGATCGTTATCTCGACTATCGCAACGACGGCCGCGGTCAACCTCTTctcttcgatcgacgcgtcAAAAATCTTCTTGTCTCGCCCACCcaatcgaacgtcgtcgacgcggacGACATCGAAGGCTGGATCAACCAGAGTCGTCGCAAAAAATACCTCATCAACATGCAACAGTTGCTAGCGGTGAGAGATAGCCCCATTGACGCGTGTGTCGACACCTTCTACTTCGCCTACAATCATCGAGAGCTTCTACAACGATCTCCAACGATGAACGCTTACGTCACGATCGAATCCGgtgatcgacgtcaatgtcTTCGCATTCAATGCTCCGCGTCTTCCAACATTTGTGATCACGTAGAG ggTTCTATGAAGCTTCCCGACTTTGAAATGGTCACGACCGATAGGTACGGCCGTTTGAAGCCAAGTCGTGACATGG CTCTTATGTTCAATCCATCTCATCTTGAAATGGAAGATCTGACGTTTATCATGCGCTCTCAATGGATAGACGTCGCTCGTGTCATCTTCCCTCCCTTAGCCAATTCTGAAGTCGAAAGAGTCAAATTACACGACAGAGAAGATCAACCGGGTCGCTTCCTCGACGCCTGGATCGAAGAACACGGCCTCGACGCAACGCGAGAATCGATCGTCTCCGCTCTTATAAAAGTCGGCCTCTCTTCCGGTGCTAAAGAAGTCTTCCCTGAACTTTACGAGAAGATGACTAAG gaagTCGTTTTGGACCGGTTGCTTGAAGTTAAACGAAGTGAGCtcgaatacgacgacgacgaagagtctAACAAGGATTATCTCGGCGGAGGAGCGTGCGGCGAGGTATTCAAAGCGATCCTGAGGAAAGACGGAAAGCCGGGGAAGGGAGTCGCCGTTAAAGTCTTTAAGGATTTcagtaaaagaagaaagacagAAAA AGAATATGAGCTGTTCAAGAGGGAAGTTGCAATTATCCTTCAGATCGATCCGCATCCTTACATATTGCGTCTGATCGGTCTTTGCGCTGTTCCCACCTTCTACGCTCTCGTGACCGAGTTCGTGAGCGGCGGAGATTTATCTTCTGTTCTCCAGTCTGACAAGTACGAAGCGGAAGTCGAGAAGTGGGAAACGCGAGTCAAGTTTGCGAGGCAAATTGCCAGGGGAATGCTTCATCTCCACTCCCATCAGCCGCCGATCATTCACCACGATTTGAAAGCTCAGAATGTCTTGGTTGAGTGCACTCAGttgaacgacggcgttcaGTTTATTTGCAAG GTTTCCGATTTCGGTCTTTCAAAAATGTCTGGTGTCAGTTCTGTTACGACGGTGCGACGAGACGGTTCAAGTCCGCGTGGCACGGTCACTCACATCGCTCCGGAGCGCTATTCTCAGCATCCGTACGGCGAGGATAACGACGGGGGTAGAATGATTGATTTGGCCAAAAAATCCGACGTTTACAGCTACGGCGTTGTGCTCTGGGAAATTCAGGAAAAAGAGCGTCCATATAAAG GTATGTCGAATGAGCTCATCCGCCTACATGTCAAAGATGGAGGCGAGCTTCCAAAAGGCCGAGCAACGAATGTTCCGCAGTTTTTCGATGATCTATTGAAGAAAAGCGTCCAAGTCAAGCCACAGGAGAGGCCCACGTTTCGTGAGGCCTTTCTAATGATAATGGAAGCCGAAAAAAGTCTGCTCAGTAAACCTTCAGCTCCAAATTTTTGGTAA
- the LOC136196184 gene encoding radial spoke head 10 homolog B-like isoform X3 — MHFPTGNVYKGEFQNNFLQGRGKMTYADGSTYNGLWKKNQRNGHGVYTGTNGEEYDGRLVEDRPHLQGKCKYSNGDVYDGQWNSGKFKSDCITGKGTFTYADKSRYEGETLNGMRHGEGVMTYSSGFQYKGKWCENVREGEGEMDWGRGTTYKGQWKRDKMHGMGLFMSKLNGATMYDGEWENGRRHGKGAEVTTRGKYDGEWQEGMKHGKGKETSLVGTTYTGNWLNDKKHGRGFRKLVSGATEHQMWQRGILISGSETTAVELPTITPNEF, encoded by the exons ATGCATTTTCCGACTGGAAATGTTTACAA aggGGAgtttcaaaataatttccTTCAGGGGCGTGGCAAAATGACGTATGCCGACGGTTCCACATACAACGGACTGTGGAAAAAGAATCAA CGTAATGGTCATGGTGTATATACGGGAACGAACGGTGAAGAATATGACGGACGATTGGTTGAGGATCGTCCCCACTTGCAAGGAAAGTGTAAATACAGCAACGGAGACGTCTACGACGGACAATGGAATAGCGGAAAA TTTAAGAGCGATTGCATCACTGGAAAAGGGACGTTTACGTACGCTGATAAATCGCGCTATGAAGGAGAAACTCTCAATGGAATG aggCATGGTGAGGGAGTGATGACTTATTCGAGTGGCTTTCAGTATAAGGGCAAGTGGTGTGAAAATGTTCGTGAGGGAGAGGGGGAAATGGATTGGGGCCGCGGTACAACGTATAAGGGCCAGTGGAAAAGGGATAAAATGCACGGGATGGGGCTCTTTATGAGTAAATTGAACGGGGCTACGATGTACGATGGAGAATGGGAAAATGGGCGGAGACACGGTAAGGGAGCCGAGGTAACGACACGCGGGAAATATGACGGGGAATGGCAGGAAGGAATg aaacacGGAAAAGGGAAGGAGACTTCTCTGGTTGGGACTACGTATACGGGAAATTGGCTGAATGATAAGAAACATGGGCGTGGTTTTCGAAAATTGGTTTCCGGGGCGACGGAACATCAAATGTGGCAACGAGGAATTCTTATAAGTGGCAGCGAAACGACCGCGGTTGAACTGCCAACAATTACTCCTAATGaattttaa
- the LOC136196184 gene encoding radial spoke head 1 homolog isoform X2 has translation MQMRLLFDCKQVLLNAHIPILHPDATNNIAAMLNKSPGPRNGRGKMTYADGSTYNGLWKKNQRNGHGVYTGTNGEEYDGRLVEDRPHLQGKCKYSNGDVYDGQWNSGKFKSDCITGKGTFTYADKSRYEGETLNGMRHGEGVMTYSSGFQYKGKWCENVREGEGEMDWGRGTTYKGQWKRDKMHGMGLFMSKLNGATMYDGEWENGRRHGKGAEVTTRGKYDGEWQEGMKHGKGKETSLVGTTYTGNWLNDKKHGRGFRKLVSGATEHQMWQRGILISGSETTAVELPTITPNEF, from the exons ATGCAAATGCGCCTTTTATTCGACTGCAAACAGGTCCTGTTGAACGCGCATATTCCCATTCTTCACCCCGATGCGACGAACAACATCGCTGCAATGTTGAACAAGTCACCGGGACCCAGAAAT GGGCGTGGCAAAATGACGTATGCCGACGGTTCCACATACAACGGACTGTGGAAAAAGAATCAA CGTAATGGTCATGGTGTATATACGGGAACGAACGGTGAAGAATATGACGGACGATTGGTTGAGGATCGTCCCCACTTGCAAGGAAAGTGTAAATACAGCAACGGAGACGTCTACGACGGACAATGGAATAGCGGAAAA TTTAAGAGCGATTGCATCACTGGAAAAGGGACGTTTACGTACGCTGATAAATCGCGCTATGAAGGAGAAACTCTCAATGGAATG aggCATGGTGAGGGAGTGATGACTTATTCGAGTGGCTTTCAGTATAAGGGCAAGTGGTGTGAAAATGTTCGTGAGGGAGAGGGGGAAATGGATTGGGGCCGCGGTACAACGTATAAGGGCCAGTGGAAAAGGGATAAAATGCACGGGATGGGGCTCTTTATGAGTAAATTGAACGGGGCTACGATGTACGATGGAGAATGGGAAAATGGGCGGAGACACGGTAAGGGAGCCGAGGTAACGACACGCGGGAAATATGACGGGGAATGGCAGGAAGGAATg aaacacGGAAAAGGGAAGGAGACTTCTCTGGTTGGGACTACGTATACGGGAAATTGGCTGAATGATAAGAAACATGGGCGTGGTTTTCGAAAATTGGTTTCCGGGGCGACGGAACATCAAATGTGGCAACGAGGAATTCTTATAAGTGGCAGCGAAACGACCGCGGTTGAACTGCCAACAATTACTCCTAATGaattttaa
- the LOC136196184 gene encoding radial spoke head 1 homolog isoform X1, translated as MQMRLLFDCKQVLLNAHIPILHPDATNNIAAMLNKSPGPRNRNGDGEMHFPTGNVYKGEFQNNFLQGRGKMTYADGSTYNGLWKKNQRNGHGVYTGTNGEEYDGRLVEDRPHLQGKCKYSNGDVYDGQWNSGKFKSDCITGKGTFTYADKSRYEGETLNGMRHGEGVMTYSSGFQYKGKWCENVREGEGEMDWGRGTTYKGQWKRDKMHGMGLFMSKLNGATMYDGEWENGRRHGKGAEVTTRGKYDGEWQEGMKHGKGKETSLVGTTYTGNWLNDKKHGRGFRKLVSGATEHQMWQRGILISGSETTAVELPTITPNEF; from the exons ATGCAAATGCGCCTTTTATTCGACTGCAAACAGGTCCTGTTGAACGCGCATATTCCCATTCTTCACCCCGATGCGACGAACAACATCGCTGCAATGTTGAACAAGTCACCGGGACCCAGAAAT AGAAATGGAGACGGCGAAATGCATTTTCCGACTGGAAATGTTTACAA aggGGAgtttcaaaataatttccTTCAGGGGCGTGGCAAAATGACGTATGCCGACGGTTCCACATACAACGGACTGTGGAAAAAGAATCAA CGTAATGGTCATGGTGTATATACGGGAACGAACGGTGAAGAATATGACGGACGATTGGTTGAGGATCGTCCCCACTTGCAAGGAAAGTGTAAATACAGCAACGGAGACGTCTACGACGGACAATGGAATAGCGGAAAA TTTAAGAGCGATTGCATCACTGGAAAAGGGACGTTTACGTACGCTGATAAATCGCGCTATGAAGGAGAAACTCTCAATGGAATG aggCATGGTGAGGGAGTGATGACTTATTCGAGTGGCTTTCAGTATAAGGGCAAGTGGTGTGAAAATGTTCGTGAGGGAGAGGGGGAAATGGATTGGGGCCGCGGTACAACGTATAAGGGCCAGTGGAAAAGGGATAAAATGCACGGGATGGGGCTCTTTATGAGTAAATTGAACGGGGCTACGATGTACGATGGAGAATGGGAAAATGGGCGGAGACACGGTAAGGGAGCCGAGGTAACGACACGCGGGAAATATGACGGGGAATGGCAGGAAGGAATg aaacacGGAAAAGGGAAGGAGACTTCTCTGGTTGGGACTACGTATACGGGAAATTGGCTGAATGATAAGAAACATGGGCGTGGTTTTCGAAAATTGGTTTCCGGGGCGACGGAACATCAAATGTGGCAACGAGGAATTCTTATAAGTGGCAGCGAAACGACCGCGGTTGAACTGCCAACAATTACTCCTAATGaattttaa
- the LOC136196184 gene encoding radial spoke head 1 homolog isoform X4: MTYADGSTYNGLWKKNQRNGHGVYTGTNGEEYDGRLVEDRPHLQGKCKYSNGDVYDGQWNSGKFKSDCITGKGTFTYADKSRYEGETLNGMRHGEGVMTYSSGFQYKGKWCENVREGEGEMDWGRGTTYKGQWKRDKMHGMGLFMSKLNGATMYDGEWENGRRHGKGAEVTTRGKYDGEWQEGMKHGKGKETSLVGTTYTGNWLNDKKHGRGFRKLVSGATEHQMWQRGILISGSETTAVELPTITPNEF, encoded by the exons ATGACGTATGCCGACGGTTCCACATACAACGGACTGTGGAAAAAGAATCAA CGTAATGGTCATGGTGTATATACGGGAACGAACGGTGAAGAATATGACGGACGATTGGTTGAGGATCGTCCCCACTTGCAAGGAAAGTGTAAATACAGCAACGGAGACGTCTACGACGGACAATGGAATAGCGGAAAA TTTAAGAGCGATTGCATCACTGGAAAAGGGACGTTTACGTACGCTGATAAATCGCGCTATGAAGGAGAAACTCTCAATGGAATG aggCATGGTGAGGGAGTGATGACTTATTCGAGTGGCTTTCAGTATAAGGGCAAGTGGTGTGAAAATGTTCGTGAGGGAGAGGGGGAAATGGATTGGGGCCGCGGTACAACGTATAAGGGCCAGTGGAAAAGGGATAAAATGCACGGGATGGGGCTCTTTATGAGTAAATTGAACGGGGCTACGATGTACGATGGAGAATGGGAAAATGGGCGGAGACACGGTAAGGGAGCCGAGGTAACGACACGCGGGAAATATGACGGGGAATGGCAGGAAGGAATg aaacacGGAAAAGGGAAGGAGACTTCTCTGGTTGGGACTACGTATACGGGAAATTGGCTGAATGATAAGAAACATGGGCGTGGTTTTCGAAAATTGGTTTCCGGGGCGACGGAACATCAAATGTGGCAACGAGGAATTCTTATAAGTGGCAGCGAAACGACCGCGGTTGAACTGCCAACAATTACTCCTAATGaattttaa